Genomic segment of Neofelis nebulosa isolate mNeoNeb1 chromosome 17, mNeoNeb1.pri, whole genome shotgun sequence:
GAGGGTAATACTTGGGCTCTGCTCCCAAGACATCGGTTCGGGGAGAGGAGATTAGCACATTGCAGGAGTACCCATGCCAGGATACGATTAGGTACAAAAACAAATCAACTATCCTTGGAAGATGTTCTATAAAAGTTATTACAGCTCTAATTTGCCATCCTCCTTAACTTACCCtcccacacacatatacacccagCCCCACCACACTTGCATTAATAGGGTGAAATAATGCTTTGCTTGTTGATGTAACttaatacaagctggtgcagcacAAATCCCTATGTACAGTGAAGTGGGTTTTGCAACaactaaattcatattttaattgcATATAGTGTCTGCGTGATGCTTAGCCCTGAATACATGCCATGCTGAAATAAAGCCACTGCAGACATGGCAGTCAAGACTTTGGTATCCAGATTCAAGCGGACCtgtttcaaatcccagctttgccacttctAGGATGAATGGCTTTGGAAGATCTTGGGTGAGAGACGCCATCTCCCTAAACCTCCGTTACCTCACATGTGAATGGGAGCTAATAAACGCACCTCCTTTCAAAAGTCATTGAGAAAACGAAATGAGGTTAAATACATAGAGCCTTACAGGAGGTAAATGGTCAACAGTAATCACAATGAACTATTAAGAAGGACTGTCTTTGAGTAACTTAGTTAACAAGGGTGGCAGGTTAATACCCATCATTTCCCCAGTGTTGGGCACACCTAAAAGCACAATCCCCTATGGAAGTTACTTGACCACAACTCAGTGGGGGTGTCGTAACTGCCCCAGCAACACAGCAACCAACTCCTCTTCAAAGCTCGGCAGCACTTTAAACCTCTATTAGCTGCTCAGGACACCAGCACACGGGATGGTTAAGGGCAGGCGATGACTCATTCtcataacaaaatttaaaaatatgtattagtaAGTAAAGATTTCACTTTTAGGTCTGTAATAAGACTCCCCtggaagaatggaggaaaagacaTCTAGAATATTTGCCAGGATTAAAATCCTacatatcggggcgcctgggtgcttcagttggctaagcgtctgactcttgactttggctcaggccatgatcttgcagtttgtgggttcaagccccatatggagtttggtgctgacagcatggagcctgcttgggattctgtcttcctctctctctgccctccccccctccttctctctttctctcacaataaataaaattagttttttaaaaaagtgttttaaagtcCTACATATTAGTAATGAAGAATTTAATTACTTGCATGCTTCAACCAGCTTGTTAAAAATAAGCATTGCAAATTATCACAAGTACCCCTTGTTGGCTGAAAGTTACTTGCCCGGGTTACTTCACTGCATGTAATTTCTTTGTAGTGAACTAGATTTTACCTCAGCCATAATTACTTGATTCCAGTAACAAAGCTATCTTTCCTGGTATGCACTAGTTCTAAAATACAGAAGGGTAACATCTTATGAACTTGGACAGCTTAGAAATGCCatggtctgggggcgcctggctggctcagttggtggagtgtgactcttgatttcacggTTGTGAgccaagccccatgatgggtgtagagactgcttaaatATAAAACCttcgaaagaaagaaaaaaaagaaaagaaaagaaaagaaaagaaaagaaaagaaaagaaaagaaaagaaaagaaaagaaaagaaaagaaaagaaaagaaaagaaaagccacgaTCTGAATGACTCCATTTCTGGTTAGATTTTCAATAGCAAACGGCTGTTTTGTGCTGAAAGATCAGGTAACCAGGCCCAACCACACGGGTTACAAAACAAGCCCTTTGGCCAaaagaagcaggttccaggtggGCTCAAGTCAGCGCTGAGATGTGGCACCACTTGTCTGTCAACAAACAACACCTGTGCCTGCAGAAAGTGGGTGGAGGGAGGTCACCTGAATCTAAAGACGTTCTGTGACTCCCATCTCCTTGATGAACTCAGCAGAGGTGTGCTGAGCCCGGGCTGGGGCTGAGCACTGGAAGGGGAAGAACACAGAGGATTCGGGAGCCTCTCACTTAGCATCTTGGGAAGGGAGCACATGCTTGGTGTCAGGCAGCATTTTTTACCTCCTGTGGGAAGACCAGAAACACCGGGACTGCCGATTCCCAGCCCCCCTGGGAGGGGTTCCAAGTCTGCGTGTCATTTTTATCAAAGAATACACAACAGAGTTCCAAAATCGAGgattttacatacacacacacagcgaAGTGATGACGATCCCCTCACACAGTTACCTTGCTGATGAGAGCACCTGAAATAAATCTGGGGCTCTGATACAGCCCATGAGGGCTGCACTTAATAATCCTGCATTGAATCCTGGCATGTGTGTTTTTAACTTGGGCCTCCCGTGTTCTTTtcggggagggctgggggccaCAGGTTTACAAGGGACGACTGGTGTAGCACAGTTGTCACCTCAAATGAGGTCACTGGGCTGATAAATGCATTCAGCCAATCAATAAGCATTTACTGGGCAAGTGAAGGGGCTGTGCGGTCTGCTCTGGATAAGAGGTTGacaacacaggggcgcctggggggctcagtgggttaagcatccgacttgggctcaggtcatgatctcacagtccgtgagttcgagccccaagtcaggctctgtgctgacagctcagagcctagagcctgcttcagattctgcatctccctctctgcccctcccccactcatgcccgtgctctttttctcaaaagtaaacaaacataaaaaaaaaaaaaagaacttgacagCACGTGGTCCCTACCCTCACGGGACGCCAAGTTCTGGGAAACACATCACTTTGTCAAACAATCTTCTTACACAACAAGAAAGTCCTAAAGATGAGTCCAGCCCAGATGGGCAGGATTCTATGAAAGGACATCAGTCGGACTTTGGAAGAAGAGCTCCAGCCAATGTTCAGTTCTCTGGGGGCTTTTTAAAAGCATGCTCCCCTCACCATCATCTGCCCCATAAGGCAGAAGGCACGCAGGTGAGTGGACAGTGAGCGCCTTTGGACACCAGAGAGTGTATTCACCTGTGCCAAGACCTTTCCAATGCATGGAGAAAAAACCCAACTCAGAAAAGctttaagagaagaaaatgtactGAGACTCACACGACATGATGATCCAGgacttctctttctccatttctgggctctgctGTACCTAACTGACAGCGGGAGCCAGGAGCCCAAGCAATATCATCAGAGCTCAGTCTGTGCTTCGGGGTGGGAGAGGCCTCAGCAGCTCAAGAGCCAGACCCGCAGCTGAAGCAACCCTAGCAGAAGAATTTCCGGGAGGAGCTCGAGGAGAAAAGTTGAAGACAGGATGCTAATTGGCCCACTTTGACCAATGACTGTGGGCAAAAGGATGGCGGCCTTTTGATTGGTCAGGTCTTGGGGAGGAGGTCAGCGCCTTGGAGGGCTGGGGATGGGTTTCTCATCAAAAAGGGGAgtgggcggggcgcctgggtggcgcagtcggttaagcgtccgacttcagccaggtcacgatctcgcggtccgtgagttcgagccccgcgtcaggctctgggctgatggctcggagcctggagcctgtttccgattctgtgtctccctctctctctgcccctcccccgttcatgctctgtctctctctgtcccaaaaaaataaataaaaaaaaaaaacgttaaaaataaaaaaaaaaaaaaaaaaaaaggggagtgGGCGTCATTCTCCAAAGTAAGGGATGCTAGCAAACAGggactgtttattttatttttaatgtttatttacttttgtgagagagagagcgcacaagcacatgcaagggaggggcagagagaggggagacacagatcctgaagcaggctccaggctctgagctgtcagcgcagagcccaacaccacggggctcaaactcacaaaccgcaaaatcaggacctgagctgaagtcgaacacttaaccgactgagccacccgggcgcccccaaaacacagacttttaactctagagaacatagggatggtgaccagaggggaggtgggtggggatcaGGGGGGAAACAGATGATGCACCTGTCGTGATAAGCACGGAGTGATggatagaattgctgaatcactatatcggACTcgtgaaaataatataacactgagtgttaactatactggaattaaaattaaaaaaaaccttaattacAGAATATagtaaaaccaaaaccaaacaaacaaaccactgaATGATAAGCAAGCACTGTGTCCTAGGGGTGAGGGATTCGTGCTTTCTCGGGGTACAGGTTCACCAAGCACCTTGCCAGGGGCATCCTATACTCAAGGAAATACAGTAGCTCACCTGTCTCTTGGGCTTTGTCTAAATCCCAACAGTGTAAAATCTCACTGTTGTGATCTCTCTGATTCTCAGTTGAGGAAATTGAAAGCTCAgaagattcttaatttttttttttttagtgtttatttacttttgagagagagagagagagagaccaagcacaagtgggggaggagcagagagagagggagacacagaacctgaagcaggctccaagctccgagctgtcagcacagagaccaacacagggctcgaactcacgaactgtgagatcatgacctgagccgaagttggatgcttaaccgaccgagccaatCAGGGCCCCAAACGGGAACAATTTTAATAAGACACGAAGTGCTTGGTGCCGGCTGCCGAGGCCGGCTCACACGGGGACCATTAACCCCAGAGTGCACAACTGGGTGGGAGCCAGAAGTAGAATTACGCCGGCTTGTCAGGCTAGGGGATTCGGAAAGCGATACAAGGTAGGAGGTGCCCCAACAATTGTCGGTAAATCAATCTACAGCAGAACGGTACTGGCTTTCTTATAGTCACTGTGTGAGGTGACTTAGGAAAGTAAACCCCTAGGCCTCCTCTGTAGACTCAAGAAATACAATAGCCTGGGTCATCTGGTGCCAGCATTAGTCATCTGGCCCTCAGGACCGTGCTATTCATAACATGGCACCCTCTGACATCCGTGATTAGAACAGCACCTATGAAAGCAAGTATTTCAACAggctcttcttccttttttgcaGATGTAGGCAGTTTTGCATTACCTTTGGTTTCCACTGTGGCGCTCTGTGTCACATggtgtgacccccccccccacccccaccgccaaaACAGGCTCGCAGATAACCACCCACCTAGCCCTGGGAAGCAGCGCTTAGGGTGGCCCACCCCAGTGGGGTGGCGAATGCCCGGGTGTCTAGAAGCAGACCCGTGTACACAAAGAGAAACACTGCTCCGGAGTTTATGCGGGTTTGGGGATTCGATCCACAGCTGAGGGAAGGTGAGGGCAGCTGGGAACCATGAACTAATGGAATTCCTTGACTGCGGTGTCCCCTGACCTTAGAAAGGATGAAAGCTGCCTTTCAGAAAACAGGCCCGGGTTCTTTAAAGTGGTCAGTTTTCAGCTGAGACGTGGAAGGAACACAAATGACTTTCCGCTCTGCCCACAGGCGGCCTGGCCTCGTTACTTACTAGGTCGACAGATCAGAAACACTAATGTACGCGCCAGAAAGGAGTGTTCACTCTTAGAGGGAAAAACAGCGCTCAGTCACAAATATTGCTTGAACTCCTGTTTCGTGCAAGGCGTGAGGGACACAGCAGTAAGACAAAGCTCCTGCCCTCACGGAGTTTCCAGGCGCAAGACAGAATTGTGATAAAGGCTGTGAAAGACAGGCAACTGCTGTAGGAGTTTGTAGCAGGAAGACCACATCTCAACTGTTGGGATCACGGAAGGAGGCCACCGGAAGAAGAGACTTGAAGCTGAGACATGAAATAAACAGTAGAcccacagtgggggaggggtgtgagaAGCTTGGAACCCCGGAACAGGCAAGAAGCTGGTACAGCTTGGGCAGAGAAGGGAGTATGCTGGGAGATGACCTTGAAGCAGGAAGCAGGGACCGGAGCCGGCAAAGCCTTGGGCTCACACTAAGGATTTTCAGCCTAAACCTAAGGAGAGTTTTGAGCAGGGAAGTGAATAGATttacatcttgtttttttttttaagtttattttatttatttagagaaagggagagagcaagggaggggcagagagatagggagagagagaatcccaagcaggctccacactgtcagtgcagagcccgatgtagggctcgagccacctgagccaagatcaagagttggacgtttcaccgactgagccacccaggtgccctgacatagATTTACATCTTTATAGGATCAGTCCACTTGTGGAGAATGGGTcgaagggaggcaggaggggatgTAGTGGAAGAGAAAAGGGGATATTATTGGAACCCAGGGGAGAGAGGTAACACCTGTTCATTGCACAACTTTGAGGCAGGAGTAGAAGTTAAAATCGATGGGCTTCAAGGTGGGTCAGGTGTGTCAAGTTAAGGGGAGGCAGGGATCAAAGAGTATCCCAGCTTTCTGGCATAAGAAACTCAATGGGTCTTGGTAACATTTACTAAGAAAGAAACCCTGGAAGAATTTGGAGGGACTGGGAATTCATCTTGGATATGCACACTGAGAGTGTGTGTGATGTATccaggcagagaagcagaggtACTTGGATAGATGGGTCTGGAGCTCAGAATGGTCTGGGCTGGAACTCTATTTAGTGGTCTCTGTTTGGCACAGAGATGGAAATGAAAGCCAGGGGCTTGGACAAGATCACTTAGGGAGAGAAAGTATGGTATTAGAAGAGGGTCTAGGACTGAGCACTGAAGAAATATTCCACTTACAACCAGTGTGGAGGAGAGGATAAAGGAAACCAATGAGACATATAGGAGTGTGGTAGCAGGCTCCAACATGGACCCCATGATTCCCCACCCCTTGGTCTTTATGTGCTGTGTAGCCTCCCACATGGGATAGCGCTAACCTGGGTAGCCAATGCAGTATCGTGGAAATGACCGTGCACGACTGAGGTTGTGGCTACAAAACCTTTTAAGACTTCAGAGAGACCTAAGGTGGTCCCTAAAAAAGTTGTTCAAATAATAGGGGTTATTGTCCCTCAGCAGTCTGAGCAGCAGCCCAAGGCAAAGGACTTATCTCCAAGAAATATGTGGGTGTGGCTTTTGCCTAATGGAGTGAACTGGAGTAAGACTCAGAGGAGACACACAGAgttcaaaaataattatatttgcaTTAACATTATCAGCTTGGACTGAAAGAGATACACTACAATATGTAAAGAGGGCTTTATATCCCCCAAATTCTACTGGGTGGTAACGGGCTGAGAACGTGTTAACTGTCTATCTACACGGGCTACCtttcactgaaaggaaaaatgactCAGAGGATGGAACCAAGAGCCCAGCCTCCAAGCTGGCCCCCAACATTCCCCACCTTCTGGTATCCACACCTTTGGGtacttcctttctctccacactGAATTAGACTGACCTGTGTAACCAGTATACTGTGGAGTCCCAGCGTGTGGTGTTTGAGGATAAGCCGTAAAAGCCATTGCAGCTTCCACCCTGCTCTCCTGGATCACCTGCTCTGGGGAAAACCAGCTACCATGTCGTGAAGACGTTCAAGCAAGCCTACGGAGGTGCCCGCATGGTGAGGCATTGAGCCTCCTGCCAATGGTAGTGTGGGTGAGCCATCCTGGGGGGACCCTCCAGCTTCAGGCTTCCAGAGGACTGTCGTGCCAGATACCATGGGATGACCCTCATGAGGGACTCCAAGCAAACCGACGCAGTTAAGCCGCACCAAAATACCTGACCCGTAGAAGCCAGGAGgtgatgtttgttgttttaagatatGTCTTGGGGGTACTGTGTTAACATGATACACCTTAGTGTAATTTGTAGCATGTCTTAGGGTAATGCAACAGATCATTAATACAAGGAGAAAGACcaagagtgagatcatgaacgGTAGATGAACTCTTGTCTCAAGCAGACAGTGGACATGGGTGTAAGTGGTGAGGGACAGCCGAATGTCTCTTCCCCGGATGACAACAAGGCCCGAATAGCCATCCTTAGTTTCGTGTGGAAAACAAGAAAACCCCCACTACACTCAGTCTACTTGGTGCGAGAAAACTAAGTATCTATCATTGTTCTCCAGGACCTCGTTGAAAACATGTTCTGCAAGTCTGCGATGCCTCTCAAGGACACTGCGGAGATGTCTTGCTGAACTTATCCACTCTTTCAGTGGCCTTCTCGTGCGGACACGTCATACCATTAGTGGGCTGTACGTGAGCAGGGGAGCCCGCCGTGCAGCACCTGGACTGCTGGACTTGCCGAGGTGCTCATACAAGCGAACTCCAGACTAAAGCAAAAGCTTCTTAAGATAGAAAAAGACTCCGAAAACCTTCTACCAAAAATGCTCACCACCACCTCCTATTTATGCTTTACCTATGAAAGTACTCTCACGACATCTCATTTTACGCTCACAACCACCCGTGtgaggagggtgggtgggtgggtttgTAGAAAAGGCAGACACGGGTCATTCCCAAATAGGGAAACAGGCTTCAATCGCTTGGTTAAGGCTACACAAACTATTCATGGTTGCAGGTCTCCTGGTGTCAGGTTGAGTGCTTTTCTCCAAAAGATCCAGGCAGCATTAACCAGGGACTATTCACCTGGCACCTTCTTTCTACAAATAATCTCAAAACAGCTCGAATGTCACCTTCCGCAGCAATCTATCTGCCTTATGCTTTAATACTGGCTTTTCTGAAACTGGAATTGTGGAATGGGTGaagatcctctgtcttctttccacGTTGGTTCCTATGCAACTGTACAAACTGAATGTCTTACACAGCAGTCCTCAGGAGTGGCTGGAGGGTAATGACACCCTTCAAAACATTCCTCATTGGAAGCTGTTCATTGGAAGAACAAAAACCTCTTCCCGGAAGAAAAGCAGTCTATTAGTTCAGagttatgtttcatttttaaattacaaatagcAGCATTCCCTTGACCATCTTCCTTAATCGGATTTTTAGCCATTTCCTAAATGTTACTCTATGCTCAGAGACCAAAACTTTACAAACACTGAGCATATGCAAACGTGCCGGTTACAGACTCTGAGGGGCTTACCCCAAAGACATTCCAGAAAGGTTAGAGCGATAGCACTAACAGAACACTAACACCTCTGAACAGAACTCCCCTGAGGAAGAAAACCCTCGTAAGGGTTCGTATCAGGAATGTACGGCAAcgatattaattaaaataaagacttgtGTGTGTTGAGTGGCACTTGATATGTCTTGtctaatttaattctcaaaagaaTCCTATGAGGTAAGACACAgttctatttgtttaaaaatcaaaccTTACCATGTGATCACACAGGTGTAACGCCCTTATATCATAAAGGGCAAAGAGTAATTCCTAAAAACTACAGGAATGAATGGCTAATATAGTGTCTCTCAAAAGCTTCCACCTCCTCAGAGGGCTGGTCTGTAGGGATCTGACCCAATTTGGTGGTTTTCACACATTTTCAAGCCTGTTAGTGTTTTGCCACTCCCGTATCAGTGCACATTTTAGTCTACTGTAACTGGATAGAGATAGTAGAGGACAGAAGTAAGTACATTTTTGACTTCTGAGAAACTCAAGACATTTCCAATTTTCCTCATCTCGCTCTGTGGCTCCAAAACGACTTCTACTGTACCCATCAAAACGAGGAAGACACAAGAAACCGCATCTCAAACtgatctttgcttctttttttctcctatcatGGTTTGTTTGGTGCAAGAAGGTAAGAAATGAAGACTTCATCCAAgaatctgttcttttctttttttttttttttaagtttattgattcattttgaggtggggtgtgggggggagagaaggagaaagagaatcccaagcaatctccctgccactcgagctcacaaaccgtgagatcacctgagcccagatcaagagtcgacTAAATCACCCAAGTGCCCTTCCAAGAATCTATTAAGTAGCAATTTGAGGAGCCAAGATTTGCTACCAGGTATCcatttgtatctatctatctagatattgATGTAGATTTATTTAGATAGAGATACATTATTTAATACTGTGTTTCTTGAAAACCATCTCAACAAGTGTGATCCGATCCATGTTTCTAGCTCCTTCAGAGTGATCGAGCCACAGGAGAAGGCAGCCATATGAGAACCACTATGACCAAGAGGAAGACCGTCAGCCCATCCCAAACAAGACACCCGGAGGCATGATCCCCAGGACTTCTGCCGTGGCCATGTGCTTTAAACCAGTCGACTACTTCCTGGAGGTCAAATGGCTGAGCCTCATAACCCAGCTCCTTCTTGGCCTTCTCTAGACTAAAGTAATGTGTGACGCCAGTTTTGTAAACTTCTGTGCGGGTGAGGAAGGGCTGGAAGTTGTAGACCCGACCAAAAAGGAAGTGAGCCATTTCTGTCAGGAAAGCAAAACAGTAGATGAGGGTCAAGGGCAGGCGGATGGATGGGAACCTGTAGCCCAGGCCCTCAACCAGAGGCCGGAGGAACTCAAAGTTGTTCACGGGTCTGCCGTCCGAAATGAAGTAGGGCTGCCCAGAGGCCACGTGGCCCTTGGCAGCTGTCAGGGCCTCTGAGGCCAGAATGTGAGCCTGGACCAAGTTATCCACGTGGACAAATTCAACCAGGCTCCCAGGATCCCCATACACAAACTTGAAGAGACCCCTCTCAATGTAGCTCACTATCCTGGGAAGGTGCCTTTGTTCTCCAGGCCCGTAGATGCCAGCCGGCCTCAGAGCACAGGTTCTCAAGACACCATCACTTCTCACCAGGGTAGCACCGTTGGCCTCCAGCACTTTCTTTTCTGCAATAGATTTGGTCCGAGAGTAGTGATCAGGATGGAGGTGAAGAGGTAGGTAAGGCAGAGATTCATCTCCATTTCTGATAACTTGACCTCCAAAGATGACATTGAAAGTGCTAGTGTAAACTAACCTTGGCACCCCTCTCCTCCTGCAAACCTGGAGGATGTGGTCTGTGCCCCCGACGTTGACTTCTTCAATCAGGCTTCGATTCAGCTGCTCCCGCCCCGACATGCCGTAAGAGGCGATATGGAACACACATGCAATGTCCACATCCTGGAAGGCTTTCTCCACATCACAGAGGTGGCGAATGTCTCCGTGTATAAACTTGACTCCCTCTGGCATGGGATGAGCAGGGCTTTTGATGTCAAAGAGAATCACGTGGAATCCTTTCTGGTTCAGAGCACAGCCTAGGCTGAAACGAGGAAAAGCAAGTTAGATCGAATCATGACTAACCTATGCCTGACAAAAACTGCATAAAATAATTCACCAATCAATGTGGGGCTGACCCAAGTCTTCTGGGCTTATCCTGAGTGCCCTCGCTTTACATGTTCATTGTGCAACAATCCCTTATGTAAGCACACGAACATTCAAAACTGAGGATCCATGTATCCTTGCTTCTTCTATCTTCTCACGTAGATGGTAGCAACTACAGGTTCCATTTTCCCCCTCTGTTTTAGAACCCACCATCCATTCTTTGGGACATTCATGAATGATAACAGAGCTGCAAAGGAATAACATTATTTGggggccccgggtggctcaggcacttgagcctcagactcttggtttcggctcaggttgtgatctcatggtttgtgagttcaagcccagcatcgggctctgtgatgacagcgtggagcctgcttgggattctctctccctctccctctctctctgccctcccttgctcactttctctctctgcctctttcaaaaacaaataaataaacattaaaaaaaagaataaacattattttaaaatgtttttggtgGGCGCGTTATCTACACCCGCCCCCAATTTAATGCCATTACAAAGAATCTTTCTTAAAGTAGTATATATCTGTAGTTCTGAATTTCAATGTCTGAGCAGTGGGCAGCCTAGTTCATTTCTGGTTTAACACTGTTCAAATGAGTAAAAGTCTACACTGCACTCATGTCATGTCAGAGTCAaaagctgtaatttttttttttccagcaactGCCAATAAAATAATTCCACAGACGTGTTTATCGATGCACTGACCGGAAACCAAAATAGCCACCTCCTCCTGTAATAAGGACCGTTTCCTTCGAGGATTTGCGGGAGTCCATAGGTGGCGGTCAGGAGCTCAGTGGACCTAGTAGAAAGAAATGCAACAATGTTACGACCCCGCCTGGCCTAGTGCTGCATCAGAAAAGGGGAGCTGGTAACAAGGCTTATGAAGACTCAGCAGAACGCCCGACAGAGGACAGGCACTCCGTGATGTCATTTCTCACACTTCCTTTGCTTGGAGCTCTAAGGGTCTGGGGATTGGTTGTCCCATTACCTTTCCACGTACCAAGGTCACATCTCTCAAAAGCACAGGGTTGCGGAAATGCTTGACGAGTTCTTCTGCATAACCGTACTAAGTACCTGAGATCGCCAGGAAAGCTAACCAGTCCACCATGCAGAGAGAGGTCAGTTGGTGGGACAGCTACAGAGGCTGTTTCTAAACACAGTGGATGTCAGTCACTGATATTTCAACCCAGACTTCCTCCCTGTATCTCCGTGATGTGGTGGCAATCTCCCTCCCTGACTTCATCTGGCGTTCTCCTGCCGCCCACTGGACTCCCTTTGAGATGCCAAGCCCGTCTGCAACTTGAGGGCTACACACACCTTCTATTTCACCTTAGTGGGAAGGGCTGTTCTTTGCCCGGCTGTACCTTTCCCAATCGCTAGGTCTGCCTGAATGTCACTTGCTCAGTCAGGGATGCTTCTCTGACTGCCCTAAGGGAGAGCCCCTGACCTTAAATACTGCTGTTGTTTCTTCATGGCACATCTTATCACCTAaaagtatcttttttgttttaaactattGCTCTCCTTACAATAGAACATAAGTTCCATGAGAACTGAGACCTTCTGCTTTTTCCACTGACGTGTCTTTTCCAGAACCTACCACATGGcagatgttcaacaaatatttgttgaatttacgGGTGATTTTGAACACTGTGAAATACACCCAGTTGAGTAAAATTGTTTTGGGCACAAA
This window contains:
- the SDR42E1 gene encoding short-chain dehydrogenase/reductase family 42E member 1 translates to MDSRKSSKETVLITGGGGYFGFRLGCALNQKGFHVILFDIKSPAHPMPEGVKFIHGDIRHLCDVEKAFQDVDIACVFHIASYGMSGREQLNRSLIEEVNVGGTDHILQVCRRRGVPRLVYTSTFNVIFGGQVIRNGDESLPYLPLHLHPDHYSRTKSIAEKKVLEANGATLVRSDGVLRTCALRPAGIYGPGEQRHLPRIVSYIERGLFKFVYGDPGSLVEFVHVDNLVQAHILASEALTAAKGHVASGQPYFISDGRPVNNFEFLRPLVEGLGYRFPSIRLPLTLIYCFAFLTEMAHFLFGRVYNFQPFLTRTEVYKTGVTHYFSLEKAKKELGYEAQPFDLQEVVDWFKAHGHGRSPGDHASGCLVWDGLTVFLLVIVVLIWLPSPVARSL